In Propionimicrobium sp. PCR01-08-3, one DNA window encodes the following:
- a CDS encoding ROK family transcriptional regulator has product MNLSLVLRHILAAPGAVSRATIASRMGTTRATVSRLVDELCNTGLVCDCSPSGDASRGRPGIPLAPQFGRVVSLGVEINISYLSACAVELTGEILAQETVRGDFAGSDPAVAMAQLVDLARRVMTAAMKSAKAANPVFVGSGLALPGLVSLETLALAPNLGWRDLSLDELLEPLSDLNPVLVANEADLAAFAVANPRPGAPDGPASFVYVSGEVGIGAGIIIDHHPLAGAHGWSGEIGHICVDPSGPICSCGATGCLEAYLGLRALARSAGLPAGSTPEEIVSAARDGSSEARSAIATGGAALGRALSAIVNTVDIPEIILGGNVAVLADELIPPARDELHARVLQSPWAEPELRISEVRADLAVIGAAHKVLQRLVDDPIAWTNGIP; this is encoded by the coding sequence ATGAACCTGTCATTGGTGCTGCGGCATATTCTGGCCGCCCCCGGCGCGGTATCGCGAGCAACGATCGCCTCGCGGATGGGGACGACCCGCGCCACTGTGTCGCGCCTGGTGGACGAACTCTGCAACACGGGGCTGGTCTGCGATTGCAGCCCTTCCGGCGACGCATCCAGAGGACGCCCCGGTATCCCGCTCGCTCCCCAATTCGGGCGCGTGGTCAGTCTCGGTGTCGAGATCAACATCAGTTACCTGTCGGCCTGCGCCGTCGAACTGACCGGCGAGATCTTGGCGCAAGAAACCGTCAGAGGTGATTTTGCCGGATCTGACCCCGCGGTCGCCATGGCCCAACTCGTCGACCTCGCCCGACGTGTGATGACTGCCGCAATGAAATCAGCAAAGGCCGCGAATCCGGTCTTCGTCGGCTCGGGACTGGCCTTGCCGGGGCTGGTTTCCTTGGAGACCCTGGCTCTTGCCCCGAATCTGGGCTGGCGTGATCTGTCCCTCGACGAGTTATTGGAGCCGTTGTCAGATCTCAACCCGGTTCTGGTTGCCAACGAGGCGGATCTTGCCGCGTTTGCGGTCGCGAATCCGCGGCCCGGTGCTCCCGACGGACCGGCCTCCTTCGTCTACGTTTCCGGTGAGGTCGGCATTGGCGCCGGAATCATCATCGATCATCACCCTTTGGCCGGGGCACACGGCTGGTCGGGAGAAATCGGGCACATCTGTGTGGATCCGTCGGGACCGATATGCTCCTGCGGCGCCACCGGCTGTTTGGAGGCATATCTGGGACTCCGGGCGTTGGCGCGCAGTGCAGGACTACCTGCTGGTTCGACACCCGAAGAGATCGTCTCGGCCGCGCGCGACGGGTCGTCCGAGGCGCGATCGGCGATCGCCACCGGCGGCGCCGCGCTTGGTCGTGCCCTGTCGGCGATCGTGAATACGGTCGACATCCCCGAGATCATCCTCGGCGGCAACGTCGCGGTTCTCGCGGACGAACTCATTCCCCCCGCTCGCGATGAGTTGCACGCCCGAGTCCTCCAGTCACCGTGGGCCGAACCCGAGCTCCGAATCTCCGAGGTACGCGCCGATCTCGCGGTCATCGGCGCTGCGCACAAGGTACTGCAACGTCTGGTCGATGACCCGATTGCCTGGACGAATGGTATTCCCTGA
- a CDS encoding glucose 1-dehydrogenase → MKTDRFTLDGKVTIVTGGGQGIGKVVAGELADQGSDIVIFDLQDATEVANQIAEQHGVSAMALVCDVTDPDQVAKAIDQAADRMGTLDLLFNNAGICLHKPALECTPTDFTKVVDVNLNAIFFVAQAFARWLVAHNKQGNIVNTASMSATIVNIPQGQASYNSSKAGVAHLTKSLAVEWAPLGIRVNSISPGYINTEMTGNVREDWRQIWTDMIPFKRMGSPEELAGAVIYLLSDAATYTSGADLIIDGCFTVV, encoded by the coding sequence ATGAAGACCGATCGATTCACACTGGATGGCAAGGTCACGATCGTGACCGGTGGAGGCCAAGGCATCGGCAAGGTGGTGGCAGGAGAGCTGGCTGACCAGGGCTCCGACATCGTCATCTTTGATCTGCAAGATGCTACCGAAGTGGCCAACCAGATCGCCGAGCAGCACGGCGTGAGCGCAATGGCGTTGGTCTGCGATGTGACCGATCCCGATCAGGTCGCGAAGGCAATTGACCAAGCGGCGGACCGGATGGGCACGCTCGACCTGCTCTTCAACAATGCGGGCATCTGCTTACACAAGCCGGCGCTTGAATGCACACCGACCGATTTCACCAAGGTCGTCGACGTCAATCTGAACGCTATCTTCTTCGTGGCACAGGCGTTTGCGCGCTGGCTGGTCGCTCACAACAAGCAGGGCAACATCGTGAACACGGCGTCCATGTCGGCGACCATCGTCAACATCCCGCAGGGGCAGGCGTCCTACAACTCATCCAAGGCCGGTGTCGCACATCTCACCAAGTCGCTTGCCGTCGAGTGGGCACCATTGGGTATTCGCGTCAATTCGATCAGCCCGGGATACATCAACACCGAAATGACCGGAAATGTCCGCGAGGACTGGCGCCAGATCTGGACGGACATGATCCCGTTCAAGCGCATGGGCTCCCCCGAGGAACTCGCCGGGGCCGTCATCTACCTGCTGTCGGACGCGGCCACTTACACATCAGGCGCCGACCTCATCATCGACGGCTGCTTCACGGTCGTCTAA
- a CDS encoding extracellular solute-binding protein, which translates to MSVGVGAAAALSSCGTSGPSTSASAGGGSNGEATLWSLTAAPNETIHDPAVQRYNQLSDRLGTVSATYFQNDAYKQKIRMAIGAGEAPDAFYGWGGGGLRTWVDSGSVLDLTDWLEEDGFKDKFVANAWPAGSVDARIYGMPINATNPVVMFYNNELFDQAGANQPTTWDELMGLVESFNSKGIAPISLAGQSRWTSMMYLECILDRVAAPEVFKRILAGEQDAWLDDSVVQMGQRVQELVDANAFVQGFASMATDNSADYALLWTGKAAMLLQLSSGFARFKNEGGDFISAGKLGYSLFPSITGGAGDGANLAGNPCSYFSINAAASEEQQNIMKDFFKRGFWTEETLQAYVDGGSVPVFTGAEDMINASDDSEFLGFVSDAFNAAPNFTQSWDQALEPTAAEALLSNIDELFLKNITPEQFAENMNAASKG; encoded by the coding sequence ATGTCTGTCGGCGTCGGCGCTGCGGCTGCTTTGTCGTCATGCGGAACGTCCGGTCCCTCAACGTCGGCCTCTGCCGGCGGTGGATCGAATGGTGAAGCGACCCTATGGTCATTGACGGCTGCGCCAAATGAGACGATTCATGATCCTGCTGTTCAGCGCTACAACCAGTTGTCAGACAGGCTGGGGACCGTATCGGCCACCTATTTCCAGAATGATGCCTACAAACAAAAGATCCGCATGGCGATCGGAGCAGGCGAGGCACCGGATGCCTTCTACGGGTGGGGCGGCGGAGGCCTGAGGACGTGGGTCGACTCCGGAAGCGTCCTCGATCTGACCGACTGGCTGGAAGAGGATGGCTTCAAAGACAAGTTTGTGGCAAACGCATGGCCGGCCGGCTCTGTTGATGCGCGCATCTATGGCATGCCGATCAATGCGACGAACCCTGTCGTCATGTTTTACAACAACGAGCTATTCGATCAGGCTGGCGCAAACCAACCGACGACGTGGGATGAGCTGATGGGCCTCGTCGAGTCGTTCAACTCCAAGGGGATTGCACCAATTTCGTTGGCCGGACAATCGCGGTGGACATCAATGATGTATCTCGAGTGCATCCTTGACCGGGTGGCCGCACCTGAGGTGTTCAAGCGGATTCTCGCCGGCGAACAAGATGCGTGGCTCGACGACTCGGTCGTTCAGATGGGCCAGCGGGTTCAGGAGCTCGTGGATGCCAATGCGTTCGTGCAGGGCTTTGCCTCAATGGCGACAGACAACTCCGCAGACTACGCGTTGCTGTGGACCGGTAAAGCGGCGATGCTGCTCCAGCTCTCATCGGGCTTCGCTCGATTCAAGAATGAGGGCGGTGATTTTATCTCGGCCGGCAAACTCGGCTACTCGCTGTTCCCGAGCATTACTGGCGGCGCGGGCGACGGGGCGAACTTGGCAGGCAATCCTTGTAGCTACTTCTCGATCAACGCTGCCGCTTCAGAAGAACAGCAGAACATAATGAAGGACTTTTTCAAGCGTGGATTCTGGACAGAGGAGACTCTGCAGGCGTACGTGGATGGCGGAAGCGTTCCGGTGTTCACCGGTGCGGAGGACATGATTAACGCTTCGGACGACAGTGAGTTCTTGGGTTTCGTCTCGGATGCGTTCAATGCGGCGCCCAACTTCACTCAGTCCTGGGATCAGGCGTTGGAACCCACAGCCGCCGAAGCCCTACTAAGCAACATTGACGAACTGTTCTTGAAGAACATCACACCGGAGCAATTCGCCGAGAACATGAATGCGGCATCGAAGGGCTAG
- a CDS encoding right-handed parallel beta-helix repeat-containing protein — protein MTVYHVATTGSDQGPGSQTEPFCTIGRAADLAYPGDMIIVHSGEYREWVAPVRGGLSDTRRITYCAAAGEHPVIKGSERITSWAKETGSVWKVIVPNRLFGEFNPFAVPVEGDWVVREHENDPRKHLGDVYLNGTSFYEVLSRDDLNDPARRETVIDDRTGREVAVTDPEATVYVWYAEVGSEETTIWANFHGHDPNEELVEISVRRSVFYPRANHIDYITVRGFELAQAATPWAPPTADQPGLIGPNWAKGWIIEDNHIHHAKCAAISLGKEASTGDNYFTKRHDKPGYQYQLESVFSARHIGWSRERIGSHIVRRNAIHDCGQNGIVGHLGCVFSNITDNEIYNVAVKREFYGHEIGGIKLHAAIDVRIEHNYIHDCALGTWLDWQTQGTRITRNIYNENARDIYIEVSHGPYVVDHNIFASPAAIEIMSDGGAYVGNLILGTVLTKSVMERATPYHEPHSTEVSGYAVIYGGDDRFLKNVFKGNNADSSGTSGVYPKQDPAATVGYGTAIYDGHPASFEEYISQVEAGLPGDLAVFLKLKNPVYIRDNAYCAGARPYAGETGAVIVDGALHVGVQSAEDGVYLDIDLPVAVAECQTASVTAADLPKVRMTDLDFEEADGSPATLGTDLLGRVVSGDTGLGPIYALAAGPNRVKVWG, from the coding sequence ATGACCGTATACCACGTTGCGACGACCGGATCAGATCAAGGCCCGGGTAGCCAGACCGAACCGTTTTGCACGATTGGGCGGGCAGCTGATCTCGCCTATCCCGGTGACATGATCATCGTTCATAGCGGTGAGTATCGAGAATGGGTCGCTCCTGTTCGCGGCGGACTCAGCGATACGCGACGGATCACCTATTGTGCCGCGGCCGGCGAACATCCCGTGATCAAGGGTTCGGAACGGATCACGTCGTGGGCGAAGGAGACCGGATCAGTCTGGAAAGTGATTGTACCTAATCGCTTGTTCGGCGAGTTCAATCCATTTGCGGTGCCCGTGGAAGGAGACTGGGTCGTGCGAGAGCACGAGAATGACCCGCGCAAGCACCTAGGCGATGTCTATCTCAATGGAACGAGTTTCTACGAGGTACTGTCCCGCGATGATCTGAACGATCCTGCTCGGCGTGAGACGGTCATTGATGATCGGACAGGACGCGAGGTTGCTGTCACCGATCCGGAGGCCACTGTCTATGTCTGGTACGCGGAGGTCGGCTCAGAAGAGACTACTATTTGGGCGAACTTCCACGGTCATGATCCCAATGAAGAACTCGTCGAGATCAGCGTTCGTCGAAGCGTGTTCTATCCGCGAGCCAACCATATTGACTACATCACTGTGCGCGGCTTTGAACTCGCCCAAGCGGCAACCCCATGGGCTCCTCCTACTGCGGATCAGCCGGGTCTTATCGGCCCCAACTGGGCAAAGGGTTGGATCATCGAGGATAACCACATTCATCATGCCAAGTGCGCGGCCATATCGCTGGGGAAAGAGGCGTCAACAGGCGACAACTACTTCACCAAACGTCACGACAAGCCTGGCTATCAGTACCAATTGGAGTCCGTCTTCTCGGCGCGTCACATCGGGTGGAGCCGTGAGCGGATCGGCTCCCATATTGTGCGCCGGAATGCAATTCACGATTGTGGGCAGAACGGCATTGTCGGTCATTTAGGATGCGTTTTTTCAAATATAACTGATAACGAGATATACAACGTTGCGGTGAAACGTGAATTTTATGGTCACGAAATTGGCGGGATCAAGCTTCATGCCGCCATCGACGTAAGAATCGAACACAACTATATTCACGATTGCGCCTTGGGGACGTGGCTCGACTGGCAGACTCAGGGCACACGGATCACAAGGAATATTTACAACGAAAACGCTCGCGACATCTATATTGAGGTTTCGCATGGGCCGTACGTAGTAGACCACAACATCTTTGCTTCGCCGGCCGCCATCGAGATCATGAGTGATGGCGGCGCCTACGTTGGCAACCTGATTCTAGGCACGGTGTTGACGAAGTCCGTAATGGAGCGAGCAACTCCTTATCATGAGCCGCATTCAACCGAAGTCTCCGGCTACGCTGTCATCTACGGCGGGGACGATCGTTTTCTCAAAAACGTCTTCAAAGGAAACAACGCTGATTCATCCGGCACATCAGGTGTCTATCCGAAACAAGACCCGGCGGCCACTGTGGGCTATGGCACCGCTATTTACGATGGGCACCCGGCTTCATTCGAGGAGTACATCTCCCAGGTGGAGGCCGGCTTGCCTGGCGACCTCGCTGTGTTCCTCAAACTGAAGAATCCGGTCTATATCCGTGATAACGCATATTGCGCCGGCGCGCGCCCATATGCGGGCGAAACAGGTGCGGTGATCGTTGACGGCGCTCTGCACGTAGGCGTGCAGAGCGCCGAAGACGGGGTCTATCTCGATATTGACCTGCCCGTGGCCGTGGCCGAGTGTCAGACGGCATCCGTCACTGCAGCCGACCTACCAAAGGTACGAATGACCGATCTCGACTTCGAAGAGGCTGACGGCAGTCCGGCCACATTGGGAACTGACCTGCTGGGACGCGTTGTGTCCGGCGATACCGGCCTGGGTCCGATATATGCGCTGGCGGCGGGCCCGAACAGAGTGAAGGTCTGGGGCTGA
- a CDS encoding carbohydrate ABC transporter permease, protein MRKAKDRNWFGGILGWSWLLVVLIPIYYILVTSFKSSSTYLSGNPLALPVPPDGEQYSKVVDEGFVSYFTNSLIVTVGTVVPLLLIALMASYAIVRGRGRAMSTTKKLFLLGLSIPIQATIIPVYLIIIRLHLYDSLTALILPGIAFALPLTILILTNFMRDIPKELFESMSMDGCTEWQMLWRLALPMSRPSLVTVGIYQALHQWNGFLFPLVLTQSPERRVLPLFLWNFQGEFATDIPAVLAAVVLSSLPIIILYAFGRKQLVAGMTAGIGK, encoded by the coding sequence ATGAGAAAAGCAAAGGACCGCAACTGGTTCGGTGGGATCCTCGGCTGGTCATGGCTGCTCGTCGTTCTTATCCCCATCTACTACATTCTTGTAACCAGCTTTAAGTCGAGCTCGACCTACCTCAGCGGTAATCCGCTTGCATTGCCCGTGCCGCCTGATGGTGAACAGTACAGCAAGGTCGTTGACGAGGGATTTGTTAGCTACTTTACCAATAGCCTCATCGTGACAGTGGGAACAGTGGTACCACTTTTGCTTATCGCGCTCATGGCCTCATATGCCATAGTCCGTGGCCGCGGTAGGGCGATGAGCACTACAAAGAAGCTGTTCCTTCTGGGATTATCCATCCCTATCCAGGCTACCATCATTCCTGTCTATCTGATTATCATTCGCCTGCATCTGTATGATTCCCTGACCGCCTTGATACTTCCGGGAATCGCGTTTGCTCTTCCGTTGACCATCCTTATCCTGACCAACTTTATGCGAGATATTCCTAAAGAATTGTTTGAGTCGATGAGTATGGACGGCTGTACCGAGTGGCAGATGCTGTGGCGCCTGGCGTTGCCAATGTCCAGGCCGTCGCTGGTCACAGTCGGGATATATCAGGCGCTTCACCAATGGAACGGGTTCCTATTCCCATTGGTGCTCACGCAATCTCCCGAACGTCGTGTATTGCCGTTATTCCTGTGGAACTTTCAGGGAGAGTTTGCCACTGATATTCCAGCCGTGCTGGCGGCCGTTGTGCTATCGAGTCTGCCGATCATCATTCTGTATGCGTTCGGACGCAAGCAGCTGGTCGCGGGAATGACTGCGGGAATCGGCAAATGA
- a CDS encoding sugar ABC transporter permease has product MSEDVLADEVVRRETKRSGLLVFAAPALVMFAAFALLPLVGVIILSFTSWNGVGPIAWAGLDSWREALSRPTTWSGLWLTLRIIVLSWLVQTPMSILLGTFLAGQQKYRNFLAILYFLPMLLSSAAIAITFKTLLDPYFGLSAGLGIPAFAQDWLGRSDLVWWVLIFIIAWQFIPFHTLIYQGGVRQIPIELYEAAEVDGASRVSQFFSITLPQLKNTIITSSTLMSVGALTYFDIIYVLTGGGPGTATRILPLDMYITGFRGNEMGVASCLAVFLVLIGLALALGVQALGGKDSSSQLEGAM; this is encoded by the coding sequence ATGTCGGAAGACGTTTTAGCCGATGAAGTTGTTCGGCGAGAGACAAAGAGAAGCGGCCTCCTTGTCTTTGCAGCTCCGGCGCTGGTGATGTTCGCTGCTTTCGCGTTGCTCCCGCTGGTGGGCGTCATCATCTTGTCATTCACGTCATGGAATGGTGTTGGACCCATTGCGTGGGCAGGGCTTGATAGTTGGCGAGAGGCATTGTCTCGCCCGACTACTTGGAGCGGGCTTTGGCTGACCCTACGCATCATCGTGCTGAGTTGGTTAGTTCAAACACCAATGAGTATCTTGCTCGGCACATTCTTGGCCGGGCAACAGAAGTACCGAAACTTCCTGGCAATACTGTATTTCTTGCCGATGCTGCTTAGTTCTGCAGCTATCGCGATTACCTTCAAGACCCTTCTGGATCCCTATTTTGGGTTGTCTGCCGGCCTAGGCATTCCCGCTTTCGCTCAGGATTGGCTTGGACGCTCCGACCTCGTATGGTGGGTTCTAATTTTCATCATCGCTTGGCAGTTCATACCATTTCACACACTTATTTACCAAGGTGGAGTGAGACAGATCCCAATTGAACTATATGAGGCTGCCGAGGTTGACGGCGCTAGCCGGGTATCCCAGTTTTTCTCAATCACTTTGCCGCAACTAAAGAATACGATTATCACCTCATCGACGTTGATGTCTGTCGGCGCCTTGACGTATTTCGACATCATATATGTCTTAACGGGCGGCGGCCCCGGGACGGCCACCCGAATACTTCCTCTCGACATGTACATAACAGGCTTTCGAGGAAACGAAATGGGTGTAGCCAGTTGTCTGGCGGTCTTCCTCGTATTGATCGGCCTCGCTTTGGCCCTCGGCGTGCAAGCGCTCGGAGGCAAGGACTCCTCTTCGCAGCTGGAAGGGGCGATGTAG
- a CDS encoding FGGY family carbohydrate kinase: MSTDRPYVAGVDSSTQACKVLIVDPETGAVVRQGRAAHIDATECDPEIWWQAFLSAVDDAGGLDDVAALSVGGQQHGMVCLDAAGQVIRPALLWNDTRSADAAHDLTLEAGDGDEAAGAKWWAEATGSVPVASLTVTKLRWLADHEPDNTARLAAVCLPHDWLTWKIAGTSSLARLVTDRSDASGTGYMARVGREKPEQGEYRRDILARALRIDESVAERIALPKILAPFESAGCGDAARGWEGIKLGPGCGDNAGAALGVGLSSGQAMLSLGTSGVVAAVSDHSVVDPSGLVTGFADATGRWLPLACTLNASRIIDAMARVIGVGYDEFSRLALSVPDAGGLVLTPYFEGERTPNLPDASASLTGMRLSNCDPAHIARASVEGLLILMRGALDAVRDAGVRVERIQLVGGGAQLEAIQRLASSLLDMEVEIPETGEYVALGAARQAAEVLNNAERQRQVLKIRNHK; encoded by the coding sequence ATGAGCACTGATCGCCCGTATGTCGCGGGAGTCGATTCGTCGACGCAGGCATGCAAGGTCTTGATTGTCGATCCGGAAACCGGCGCGGTCGTGCGCCAGGGCCGCGCAGCTCACATTGATGCGACCGAGTGCGACCCCGAGATCTGGTGGCAGGCTTTCCTGTCGGCTGTTGACGACGCCGGTGGCCTGGACGATGTAGCTGCGCTGTCGGTTGGCGGGCAGCAGCACGGCATGGTCTGTCTGGACGCTGCCGGACAGGTGATTCGTCCCGCATTGTTATGGAACGACACCCGCTCAGCGGATGCTGCTCATGACCTGACTTTGGAAGCCGGAGACGGCGACGAAGCGGCAGGTGCGAAGTGGTGGGCAGAGGCCACGGGTTCGGTTCCGGTGGCTTCACTGACCGTGACCAAACTGCGCTGGCTGGCAGATCATGAGCCGGACAATACCGCTCGTCTTGCCGCTGTCTGCTTGCCGCACGACTGGTTGACCTGGAAGATCGCGGGTACGTCGTCGCTGGCCAGGCTGGTTACCGACCGCTCGGATGCGTCCGGCACCGGATACATGGCGCGTGTCGGCCGCGAGAAACCGGAGCAGGGTGAGTACCGTCGGGACATTCTCGCCAGGGCCCTTCGAATTGATGAGTCGGTGGCGGAGAGGATCGCGTTGCCGAAGATCCTTGCGCCTTTCGAATCTGCCGGATGCGGGGATGCTGCTCGCGGCTGGGAGGGCATCAAGCTCGGGCCCGGCTGCGGTGACAACGCCGGCGCCGCCCTCGGAGTTGGCCTTTCGTCCGGTCAGGCGATGCTCTCGTTGGGCACTTCCGGGGTGGTCGCCGCTGTCTCGGATCACTCGGTCGTCGATCCGTCAGGGCTGGTCACGGGCTTCGCGGATGCCACTGGACGATGGCTCCCGCTGGCCTGCACGCTCAACGCCTCGCGCATCATCGATGCCATGGCCCGCGTTATTGGTGTCGGCTACGACGAGTTCTCCCGGCTCGCGCTGTCGGTTCCTGACGCCGGGGGTCTCGTCCTCACCCCGTATTTCGAGGGTGAGCGGACGCCGAACCTTCCCGATGCATCCGCGTCGCTCACGGGCATGAGGCTTTCGAATTGCGACCCGGCCCACATAGCGCGGGCGAGTGTCGAAGGCCTGCTGATCCTGATGCGCGGGGCGCTTGATGCCGTTCGTGACGCTGGCGTGAGGGTGGAACGCATACAACTCGTGGGAGGAGGAGCACAGTTGGAGGCAATCCAGCGGCTAGCGTCGTCTCTGCTTGACATGGAAGTCGAGATACCAGAGACCGGCGAATACGTCGCATTGGGGGCGGCCCGTCAGGCGGCCGAGGTGCTCAACAACGCCGAGCGACAGAGACAAGTTCTGAAAATTCGAAATCACAAATAG
- the xylA gene encoding xylose isomerase: MADLWNIGPIPFVGKSDPRQGLGFRYYQPDRVVAGKSMAEWLRFAVAYWHTFDQRLVDPFGDGTAQRPYDRFTDPVELALAKVDYTFELYTKLGVQFFCFHDRDIAPEGDTLRETNAILDKVVDRIAELQQATGVQLLWNTCNLFNNPRFVAGAATSPYADVFAYSGAQLKHSLEIAQRLGAQNYVFWGGREGYENVWNTDLKREQDHQARFFQMAVDYAHEIGLDAQFLIEPKPKEPTSHQYDFDAATTIAFLKTYGLDGDFKLNLEGNHANLAGHSYQHEIRVARAAGLLGSLDANQGDKLLGWDLDEFPSDLYETTSVMWEVLDEGSIGPHGGLNFDAKPRRTSFTAEDLFRSHIVGMDSYAAGLLVAAKLHEDRYFENLVAERYGSFDSGIGAAVEDGSASLADLETYALDLTQRQLVDATRSDHLESVKATINNYLVDALAEA, encoded by the coding sequence ATGGCAGATCTGTGGAATATCGGGCCGATTCCCTTCGTCGGGAAGTCCGATCCACGCCAGGGCCTGGGTTTCCGCTATTACCAGCCAGATCGGGTGGTGGCCGGCAAGTCGATGGCCGAATGGTTGCGTTTCGCTGTCGCCTACTGGCACACCTTCGATCAGCGCTTGGTCGATCCATTCGGCGACGGCACCGCGCAGCGTCCCTACGACCGTTTCACCGATCCGGTCGAATTGGCACTTGCCAAGGTTGATTACACGTTTGAGCTCTATACGAAGCTCGGGGTGCAGTTCTTCTGCTTCCACGATCGCGATATCGCTCCCGAAGGCGATACCCTGCGCGAGACCAACGCGATTCTCGACAAGGTTGTCGACCGCATCGCCGAGCTTCAGCAGGCCACCGGCGTCCAACTGCTGTGGAATACCTGCAATCTCTTCAACAATCCGCGCTTCGTGGCCGGCGCAGCCACGTCGCCCTATGCCGATGTCTTCGCCTACTCCGGCGCTCAGCTGAAGCACAGCCTGGAAATCGCCCAGCGCTTGGGCGCCCAGAATTACGTCTTTTGGGGTGGACGCGAGGGCTACGAGAATGTCTGGAACACCGATCTCAAGCGTGAGCAGGACCATCAGGCCAGGTTCTTCCAGATGGCTGTTGACTACGCCCATGAGATCGGGCTGGACGCGCAGTTCCTGATCGAGCCGAAGCCGAAGGAGCCGACCTCGCATCAGTACGATTTCGACGCAGCGACCACTATCGCGTTCCTCAAGACCTACGGCCTCGACGGTGATTTCAAGCTGAATCTCGAAGGCAACCATGCCAACTTGGCCGGCCACAGCTACCAGCACGAGATCCGCGTTGCACGGGCTGCGGGTCTGCTCGGTTCGTTGGACGCCAACCAGGGCGACAAGCTGCTGGGCTGGGACCTGGATGAATTCCCGTCCGATCTCTACGAGACGACTTCGGTGATGTGGGAAGTGCTGGACGAAGGATCGATCGGACCGCACGGCGGCCTCAACTTCGACGCCAAGCCCCGTCGTACTTCCTTCACCGCGGAGGACTTGTTCCGCTCGCACATCGTCGGCATGGACTCCTACGCCGCCGGCCTGTTGGTGGCCGCGAAATTGCACGAGGATCGCTACTTCGAGAATTTGGTGGCCGAACGGTACGGTTCGTTCGACTCGGGTATCGGTGCTGCTGTCGAGGATGGGTCCGCGAGCTTGGCCGATCTGGAGACGTATGCACTCGATCTGACGCAGCGCCAACTCGTGGATGCGACGCGCTCTGACCACTTGGAGTCTGTCAAAGCAACCATCAACAACTATCTGGTGGATGCGCTGGCTGAGGCGTGA